A window of the Lolium perenne isolate Kyuss_39 chromosome 7, Kyuss_2.0, whole genome shotgun sequence genome harbors these coding sequences:
- the LOC127311296 gene encoding transcription factor IBH1-like 1 isoform X2 — MQGPSTKSFRQAFLENLLVSLQLQQEHTSKHDSSSVGAAMSLHERKLAVKSSADVAMAAARGAGARWTRAILAPASSACKVQRCRRIVIRCRGRKRSLTTRSARAGDGGTSSGGEIARRLVRRRTMALREVIPGGRDAAVDEATLLREAMDYVVHLRAQVDVLRQVSEAVQRSGSSILQ, encoded by the exons ATGCAAGGCCCTAGCACCAAGTCCTTCAGGCAAGCGTTCCTCGAGAACCTCCTTGTCAGTCTCCAGCTACAGCAGGAGCACACGAGCAAACATGATTCGTCATCCGTCGGCGCCGCCATGAGCCTCCATGAGAGGAAGCTCGCTGTCAAGTCCTCTGCCGATGTCGCCATGGCGGCTGCCCGTGGAGCCGGCGCGAGGTGGACTAGAGCCATCTTGGCTCCGGCGTCCAGTGCGTGCAAGGTGCAGAGGTGCAGGAGGATCGTGATCAGGTGCCGCGGCCGGAAGAGGAGCTTGACGACGAGATCAGCTCGTGCTGGCGACGGCGGTACTAGTAGTGGGGGTGAGATTGCGAGGAGGCTGGTGAGGAGGAGGACTATGGCTCTGAGGGAGGTGATACCGGGAGGCCGGGACGCTGCAGTCGACGAGGCCACCCTGCTCCGCGAGGCCATGGACTACGTCGTCCACCTGCGCGCTCAGGTCGACGTCCTCCGCCAGGTGTCGGAAGCCGTGCAAAGATCCGGCTCGAGTATCCTACAG TGA